ATACACGAATGACAACACCTCGGCCACCGCCCGGAAGAGATTCTCCGACACCGGCTGACCCACTTCGATGTTCTTGAACAAGGCTCGCGCCAGTTCGGGTTTCTCTACGATGGGCACCTGATTCTCTTCCGCGATTTGGCGGATGCGCTGCGCCAGCAATCGCGCTCCCTTGGCAACGACGACGGGAGCGGCCATGGTGTCCATGTCGTACCGCAACGCGACGGCGAATCGGACCGGGTTGGTAATAATGACGTCTGCTGTGGGCACCTCAGCCATCATGCGCTTCATCGCCATCTGGCGCTGTATCTGCCGAATCCGCTGCTTGATGCGCGGATCCCCTTCCATGCTGCGCGCTTCTTCCTTGGCTTCTTGGACTGTCATCCGAAGATCCTGCCGGTGCTGCCAGTACTGGTATCCGAAATCCGCCAAGCCCAGGATGAGCATCGCAAGGACTACTCGCAGCCAAATCGCCGCCGCAAGCGATGCGATGCCCGATATTGCTCCCATCGGCGTCAAGTAGGCTATCCCATAAATCTCGTCGATGCGGTCGCGCATGGCTACATAAACGATATACATGATGAGCACAAGCTTAAGAACCGATTTGACGAGTTCCACGAGCGTTCGCGGCGAGAAGAACTTCTTGAACCCGCTAATTGGATTCAACCGGTTGAATTTCGGCGCCAGCGCTTTGGGCGTATACACGAAACCGGTC
This portion of the Candidatus Hydrogenedentota bacterium genome encodes:
- the flhB gene encoding flagellar biosynthesis protein FlhB is translated as MAEDTGGEKSLPASAQKISKAREEGNIAKSQDLNAAWSLAVALGIFWYSGSDMFEGLVESTQFFFGNITQFSPDTDAFIDLAMFTLLRLGRLLLPFCVLMLLAGTTMNVIQTGFVYTPKALAPKFNRLNPISGFKKFFSPRTLVELVKSVLKLVLIMYIVYVAMRDRIDEIYGIAYLTPMGAISGIASLAAAIWLRVVLAMLILGLADFGYQYWQHRQDLRMTVQEAKEEARSMEGDPRIKQRIRQIQRQMAMKRMMAEVPTADVIITNPVRFAVALRYDMDTMAAPVVVAKGARLLAQRIRQIAEENQVPIVEKPELARALFKNIEVGQPVSENLFRAVAEVLSFVYRIDRRIEKRRERARNMSTLAGAR